One segment of Solanum lycopersicum chromosome 1, SLM_r2.1 DNA contains the following:
- the LOC101268145 gene encoding long chain acyl-CoA synthetase 6, peroxisomal — translation MESSAERRLKAIQSHLVPATDDVSRSLIRSNPTAGEFLLGQGFSVVLPEKLQTGKWNVYRSARSPLKLVTRFPDHPEIGTLHDNFEHAIQTFQDYKYLGSRIRVDGTVGDYKWMTYGEAGTARTAIGSGLHYYGLQPGARVGLYFINRPEWMIVDHACSAYSYTSIPLYDTLGPDAVKYIVNHADVQAIFCVPTTLNTLLTFLSEIPSVRLIVVVGGIDEHLPSLPSTTGMKLLSYTRLLSQGRSSMQPFCPPRPEDIATICYTSGTTGTPKGVVLSHANLIASVAGMTLAIKFYPSDIYISYLPLAHIYERANQITSVYSGVAVGFYQGDNLKLMDDLVTLRPTIFSSVPRLFNRIYAGITNAVQTSGVLKQRLFNAAYNSKKQAVMNGRKPSPMWDRLVFNKIKDKLGGRVRLMTSGASPLSPDVLEFLRVCFGCQVMEGYGMTETSCVISSMDETDNLIGHVGSPNTACEIKLVDVPEMSYTSEDQPHPRGEICVRGPIVFQGYYKDEVQTKEVVDDDGWLHTGDIGLWLPGGRLKIIDRKKNIFKLAQGEYIAPEKIENVYAKCKFIAQCFVYGDSFNSSLVAIVCVEPDVLKEWASSEGIKYEDLGQLCNDPRARAAVLAEMDAVGREAQLRGFEFAKAVTLVVEPFTIENGLLTPTFKVKRPQAKAYFAKAISDMYNELSTSDPVSQKSL, via the exons atggaatCATCGGCAGAGCGACGCCTGAAAGCTATTCAAAGCCATCTTGTTCCGGCCACCGACGACGTGTCTCGGTCATTGATCCGTTCAAACCCAACTGCCGGCGAATTTTTACTAG GTCAGGGGTTCAGCGTAGTTCTTCCTGAGAAATTGCAGACAGGAAAATGGAATGTATACAG ATCTGCACGATCTCCTCTTAAGCTTGTTACTAGATTTCCCGATCATCCTGAAATTGGGACATTGCACGATAACTTTGA ACATGCGATTCAAACCTTTCAGGATTACAAATATTTGGGTTCACGCATTCGGGTAGATGGAACTGTTGGAGA TTACAAATGGATGACATATGGAGAGGCAGGGACTGCTCGGACTGCAATTGGTTCTGGACTTCACTATTATGGATTACAACCG GGTGCTCGTGTGGGACTTTACTTCATAAATAGGCCTGAGTGGATGATTGTAGACCATGCCTGCTCAgcatattcatatacttcaatCCCTCTATATGACACTCTTG GTCCTGACGCTGTTAAATATATTGTTAATCATGCTGATGTACAAGCCATTTTTTGTGTGCCAACTACCTTGAACACT TTGTTGACCTTTTTATCAGAGATTCCATCTGTACGTTTGATTGTG GTAGTGGGTGGGATAGATGAACATCTCCCATCTCTTCCATCTACAACGGGAATGAAGCTCTTATCATATACAAGGCTTCTGAGTCAG GGCCGCAGCAGTATGCAACCCTTTTGCCCTCCCAGGCCTGAAGATATTGCTACCATATGCTATACAAGTGGTACTACGGGGACACCAAAG GGTGTCGTATTATCCCATGCAAACCTGATAGCAAGTGTTGCAGGCATGACCCTTGCAATCAAGTTTTATCCATCTGACAT ATACATATCCTATCTTCCCCTGGCACACATCTATGAACGTGCCAACCAAATTACATCGGTATATTCTGGTGTTGCGGTTGGATTCTACCAGGGG GACAATCTGAAATTGATGGATGATTTGGTGACACTTAGACCTACAATATTTAGCAGTGTTCCTCGTCTCTTCAACAGGATATATGCTGG GATCACAAATGCCGTACAAACTTCTGGTGTACTGAAGCAGAGACTATTTAATGCTGCCTACAACTCCAAGAAGCAAGCTGTGATGAACG GTAGAAAGCCATCACCAATGTGGGATAGGTTGGTGTTCAACAAAATAAAGGACAAACTGGGCGGACGAGTTCGTCTTATGACCTCAGGTGCCTCACCATTGTCCCCTGATGTGTTGGAGTTCTTGAGAGT ATGTTTTGGCTGTCAAGTAATGGAAGGGTATGGCATGACTGAGACTTCATGTGTCATAAGCTCAATGGACGAGACTGATAACTTAATTGGTCATGTTGGTTCTCCAAATACAGCATGTG AGATAAAGCTTGTGGATGTCCCCGAAATGAGTTACACATCAGAGGATCAGCCTCATCCTCGTGGAGAGATTTGTGTTAGAGGTCCTATTGTTTTTCAAGGCTATTACAAAGATGAAGTGCAGAC GAAGGAGGTAGTTGATGATGACGGTTGGCTGCATACTGGTGATATTGGATTATGGTTACCTGGAGGCCGCTTGAAGATTATTGACAG GAAGAAGAATATCTTCAAGTTGGCACAGGGTGAATACATAGCTCCTGAGAAAATTGAGAATGTTTATGCTAAATGCAAATTTATTGCACAATGCTTCGTCTATG GTGATAGCTTTAATTCCTCTTTAGTAGCAATAGTTTGTGTAGAGCCAGATGTCTTGAAGGAATGGGCATCATCTGAGGGAATCAAG TATGAAGATTTGGGACAACTATGCAATGATCCAAGAGCAAGGGCTGCTGTTCTTGCTGAGATGGATGCAGTTGGAAGGGAAGCTCAG TTGAGAGGTTTCGAATTTGCAAAAGCTGTAACATTGGTTGTTGAGCCTTTCACAATCGAAAATGGCCTTCTCACACCCACGTTCAAG GTCAAGAGGCCTCAGGCGAAGGCTTATTTCGCCAAAGCAATATCTGACATGTATAATGAGCTCTCTACATCAGATCCAGTATCCCAGAAATCACTATGA
- the LOC101268433 gene encoding aminopeptidase P2 translates to MDSSLSVSTTMLTCSSKLHHYPPRSFRFLTFSLPIFRKLGICPKFLSKSPKLTVRSSSSITAKPSWEFQKKDSGKEQDNKLRALREIFTGPGVNVDAYIIPSQDAHQSEFIAECYMRRAYISGFTGSAGTAVVTKDKAALWTDGRYFLQAEKQLNSSWDLMRAGNMGVPTPSQWLNTVLAPGCRIGIDPFLFSSDAAKEFKEDISKGNHELVFLYDFNLVDEIWKESRPNPPKEPIRLHDLKYAGVNVSSKLSCLRSELRNAGASAIVISMLDEIAWLLNLRGNDIRHSPVMYAYLVVEIDGAKLFVDDTKVTPEVMEHLTNAGIELRAYESILSEIESLAAKGANLWLDTSSVNAAIVNAYESACYKYPWDSATKSRKKRNANLNSNGQSGGPCAVYRSSPVSLSKAVKNDAELEGMRNCHLRDAAALAQFWAWLEDEIQRDVVLTEVEVADKLLEFRSHQDGFLDTSFDTISGSGANGAIIHYKPESDSCSTVDGKKLFLLDSGGQYIDGTTDITRTVHFGEPSAREKECFTRVLQGHIALDQAVFPENTPGFVLDAFARSSLWKVGLDYRHGTGHGVGAALNVHEGPHSISFRFGNITPLLTGMIVSNEPGYYEDHHFGIRIENLLYVKEEDTPNRFGGIGYLGFEKLTFVPIQTKLVDISLLSVAEVEWLNSYHLQVWEKVSPLLDGSARQWLWNNTQPITKL, encoded by the exons ATGGATTCTTCATTATCAGTTTCCACTACCATGCTTACTTGCTCTTCCAAACTTCACCATTATCCACCTCGAAGTTTTCGTTTCCTCACTTTCTCCCTCCCCATTTTCCGCAAACTCGGAATTTGCCCCAAATTTCTTTCGAAATCTCCAAAACTTACCGTCAGAAGTTCCAGTTCCATCACTGCTAAACCCTCCTGGGAATTTCAGAAAAAGGATAGCGGAAAAGAACAGGATAACAAGCTTCGTGCTCTTCGTGAGATCTTTACTGGACCTGGTGTTAATGTTGATGCTTATATTATTCCTTCCCAAGACGCCCATCAG AGTGAGTTCATTGCCGAATGTTATATGCGAAGAGCCTATATATCAGGATTTACAGGAAGTGCAGGCACTGCGGTTGTTACCAAGGATAAAGCAGCCTTGTGGACAGATGGGCGATATTTTTTACAG GCTGAGAAGCAGTTGAACTCTAGTTGGGATCTCATGAGAGCTGGTAACATGGGGGTGCCTACTCCTAGTCAGTGGCTTAACACTGTCCTAGCACCTGGTTGCAGGATCGGCATAGATCCT TTCCTTTTTTCATCTGATGCTGCAAAAGAATTCAAAGAGGACATTTCTAAAGGGAACCATGAGTTGGTCTTTTTGTATGATTTCAACCTTGTAGATGAAATTTGGAAAGAGTCGAGACCAAATCCTCCAAAGGAACCAATTAGATTGCACGACCTAAAATATGCTGGTGTAAATGTGTCGTCAAAGCTTTCATGCTTGAGATCTGAATTAAGAAATGCTGGTGCATCGGCGATTGTTATCTCCATGCTTGACGAAATTGCATGGCTATTGAACTTG AGAGGTAATGATATTCGACATTCACCAGTCATGTACGCATATTTAGTTGTGGAGATAGATGGGGCAAAATTGTTCGTAGATGATACTAAAGTAACACCTGAAGTTATGGAGCACTTGACAAATGCTGGCATAGAATTGAGAGCATATGAGTCCATTCTTTCTGAAATTGAAAG TTTGGCTGCAAAAGGAGCAAACCTTTGGTTGGACACTTCATCAGTCAATGCTGCTATTGTAAATGCATATGAATCAGCTTGTTACAAATATCCTTGGGATTCTGCAACTAAAAGCAGGAAGAAGCGGAATGCCAACCTTAATTCCAATGGTCAATCTGGGGGACCATGTGCAGTATATAGGAGTTCTCCTGTCTCTCTGAGTAAAGCTGTCAAAAATGATGCTGAGTTAGAAGGGATGCGTAACTGCCATCTAAG GGATGCAGCTGCATTAGCTCAATTTTGGGCTTGGCTGGAGGATGAAATCCAAAGGGATGTTGTTCTGACAGAAGTAGAAGTTGCTGACAAACTTCTTGAATTTCGCTCACACCAAGATGGATTTCTTGATACAAGCTTCGACACCATAAGTg GTTCGGGTGCCAATGGTGCTATAATACATTACAAGCCAGAGTCAGATAGTTGTAGCACTGTGGATGGGAAGAAACTCTTCCTTTTAGACAGTGGAGGCCAATATATTGATGGAACGACTGATATTACGAGGACAGTGCATTTTGGTGAACCATCTGCAAGAGAAAAAGAATGTTTTACCCGAGTACTACAG GGTCACATAGCACTTGACCAAGCAGTTTTCCCTGAGAATACTCCTGGTTTCGTGTTGGATGCATTTGCACGGTCTTCCTTGTGGAAGGTTGGCCTTGATTACCGGCATG GAACTGGGCATGGTGTTGGAGCTGCACTAAATGTTCATGAAGGCCCACATAGCATTAGTTTCCGCTTTGGGAATATCACTCCTTTGTTGACAGGCATGATAGTCAGCAATGAACCAGGTTACTATGAAGACCATCATTTTGGTATTCGAATTGAG AATCTTCTTTACGTTAAAGAAGAAGATACACCGAATCGTTTTGGAGGAATAGGATATTTGGGATTTGAAAAGCTTACTTTTGTCCCCATACAG ACTAAACTGGTGGACATATCTTTGCTCTCTGTTGCGGAAGTGGAGTGGCTCAATAGTTACCATTTGCAAGTTTGGGAGAAG GTTTCACCTCTGCTGGATGGCTCTGCACGTCAATGGCTTTGGAACAACACACAACCTATTACAAAGCTGTAA
- the LOC101268722 gene encoding protein AUXIN RESPONSE 4 — MAIITEEPDSPSPLKQRKTLKPTSKPSQSTAPEPIKPTKTTNATNPFHFWFYFTISVSLVTLIFMILTSLYTQDPKTWFLSLPLNLRQHYAKGRNIKVQTAPNQPQIEVFAIQEGPSKSSDQVLIVHGLGCSSFAFQKVVNFLGVRGVHAVAIDLPGSGFSDKTMVVEEEHVDDGVLRRLKDMYNEIQEKGIFWGFDQLVEQGYVNYEENKIRVSKRNVVKAVDLGPEEIGKVLGQVIDTMGLSPVDLVLHDSALGLTANWVSENRGLLRSVVVLDSAPTGTALPLWVLEMPVLRDAVLGLGFAFRRLLGTCCSRSVGNLEAEGHRILLKGRDGRRAVVGMGKSLNCSFDLNEWAALDGVKGLPMQVIWSDALSKEWTEEGRQVADAIPQAKFISHSGGRWPQEHNSEEIAESIYQFVSSLPKNVKQTEETVPEHVQTMSDEAKSGDHHHHHGHDSHGHEHAHAGYMDAYGLGQEWAM, encoded by the exons ATGGCAATCATAACCGAAGAACCAGACTCCCCAAGTCCACTGAAACAACGAAAAACCCTTAAACCCACATCAAAACCTTCTCAATCAACCGCCCCAGAACCCATTAAACCCACCAAAACTACAAATGCGACAAACCCATTTCATTTCTGGTTCTATTTCACCATTTCAGTTTCTCTTGTGACCCTCATATTCATGATTCTCACTTCTCTTTACACGCAAGACCCTAAAACATGGTTTCTTAGCTTGCCCCTAAATCTACGACAACACTATGCTAAAGGGCGAAATATCAAAGTTCAAACAGCTCCTAACCAGCCACAAATTGAAGTTTTTGCTATCCAAGAAGGACCATCAAAGTCTTCTGATCAGGTACTTATTGTACATGGACTAGGATGTAGCTCTTTTGCGTTTCAAAAAGTTGTCAACTTTTTGGGTGTTAGAGGTGTTCATGCTGTTGCTATCGATCTGCCTGGTTCTGGGTTTTCGGATAAGACGATGGTTGTGGAGGAAGAGCATGTGGATGATGGGGTTCTAAGGAGGCTTAAGGATATGTATaatgaaattcaagaaaagggTATATTTTGGGGGTTTGATCAGCTTGTTGAGCAGGGATATGTGAACTATGAGGAAAATAAAATCCGGGTTTCAAAAAGAAATGTTGTTAAGGCTGTTGATTTGGGTCCTGAAGAGATTGGAAAAGTGTTGGGGCAAGTGATTGATACAATGGGGTTGTCACCTGTGGATTTGGTTTTGCATGATTCAGCATTGGGTTTGACTGCTAATTGGGTTTCGGAGAACCGTGGATTGCTTAGAAGTGTGGTGGTTCTAGATAGTGCGCCTACTGGAACAGCATTGCCATTATGGGTGTTGGAAATGCCAGTGTTAAGGGATGCTGTTTTGGGATTGGGATTTGCTTTTAGGAGATTACTTGGAACGTGCTGTTCTAGATCGGTTGGTAACTTGGAGGCTGAGGGTCATAGGATTCTTTTGAAGGGAAGGGATGGAAGAAGAGCTGTTGTAGGGATGGGGAAGAGCCTGAATTGTAGTTTTGATTTGAATGAATGGGCTGCTTTGGATGGAGTGAAAGGGCTACCAATGCAAGTCATTTGGTCTGATGCCTTGTCCAAGGAGTGGACCGAGGAGGGACGTCAAGTTGCTGATGCAATCCCTCAGGCAAAATTTATCAGTCATTCTGGTGGGAGATGGCCCCAG GAGCATAATTCAGAGGAGATAGCTGAAAGTATCTATCAATTTGTTTCCTCCTTGCCGAAGAATGTGAAACAAACTGAAGAAACTGTACCTGAACATGTCCAGACGATGTCTGATGAAGCGAAGAGTGGtgatcaccaccaccaccacggTCATGATAGCCATGGCCACGAGCATGCTCATGCCGGATATATGGATGCATATGGGCTTGGTCAAGAGTGGGCCATGTGA